gtggactaccgagcactgaatgaggttaccattaagaacaagtaccctcttcccaggattgatgacctgttcgatcagctaaagggagccaagtactttttcaagatcgatttaaggtcagggtacttccagctcaagattagagaaagtgacatccccaaaacagcttttgtcacccgctacgggcagtttgagttcactgtaatgtccttcggactaaccaatgcccctgcctattttatgaacctcatgaacaaagtatttatggacgagctggataagtttgtcgtagtttttatcgacgacatacttatctactctaagagtattcaggaacatgagcaacatctgcgggtagtattggaaaagctgagggcacataggttatatgccaagttcagcaagtgcgaattctggctggagagagtagctttccttggtcacatcctgaccgcggaaggcgtagcagtggacccagagaaggtcgaagccgtttccaattggcagcagccaactaacgttagggaaatcaggagcttccttggattagctgggtactatcggagatttattgagggattctccaaaatagcccgacccatgacggaacttcttaagaaggagaagaagttcgcctggacagaaagttgtgaaagaagttttcaagagttgaaacaaaggctgacaactgctccagtgctgaccctaccggacattcatcgggattttgtcatttactgtgacgcatcccgacaaggattaggatgtgtactgatgcaagaaggGAAGGTCGTTGCAtacgcttcccgccaactcaggactcatgagcagaattacccgacccatgatttggaattggcagccgtagtgcatgcccttaagatttggagacactacctaattggaaataagtgtgaggtttacaccgaccacaagagtttgaagtatatattcacccaaccagatttaaacctaaggcaaaggagatggttggagttggttaaggactacaatttggaaatccattatcaccccggaaaggcgaacgtggtagccgacgccttaagccggaaaccctatggacccaaggacgacaatctgcgcgaggaaatggcacgattaaacgtgcacattgttccacgaggttccagccaagtgctaaacgtccaatcgacactagatgATGGGATTAGGGAGGCCCAAcaatcggatcaagagttaatgaagatctgcaaacaaactggagaaaacaaagcgccgggcttcagagtagatgataagggaacgttgtggtacgggaataggatttgtgtgccccaggaaggagacttccggcagataatcatggacgaagcccataactcggcctactccatccacccaggatccactaaaatgtatatggacataagacaaaaatattggtggaatggaatgaaagcggatattgcgcgatttgtggcgcagtgtgatacttgccaaaggatcaaggccgaacatcaaaagccggcaggattattgcaacccctacccattccagtttggaaatgggatgagataggcatggactttgtagtgggactgcccagaacacagaaaggacacgattccatatgggtaatagtggatcgactcactaagtcggctcatttcatacctgtacgaaccacttacggtggagaaaagctggcaaagctttatgtggagaatataataaagttacatggagtgcctagcagaattgtctcagatagagggacccaatttacgtctaggttttggaaaagcttgcataaagctatgggtactaagctagactttagctccgcataccacccacagacggatggtcaaaccgaaagggtgaaccaaattatggaagatatgctgagagcatgtgtcctgacctatggaaatgattgggagcaaagtctaccttacgcagaattttcgtacaataatagttaccaaaccagcttgggcatgtcgccattcgaagccctctatggaaggaagtgcaaaacccctttgatgtggtcagaagttggagaacgtaccctagttggacccgcactcataaaagaggcagaggaaaaagtagcggaaatccgcgagaaattgaaagcggctcaatcccgacaaaagagctacgcagacaagagaaggcgagaaataagtttcaacccaggagattttgtttatctcaaggtctcgcctatcCGAGGAACGCGGAGATTTCAGGTAcagggaaaattggcccctcggtacattggaccgtatcgagttctgaagaaagtcggagcagtggcataccgactggagttaccagaagaaatgtcagatatacacccagtatttcatgtctcgcaattaagaaggtgtttaagagtacccgagggagaacacgtgccgatagaaacaatagacctgcaaccggatctgcggtaccaggaagtgccggtcaaaattctggacaccgtcaccagaaggacaagaaactccgaagtacggatatgcagagttcagtggagcagacacggagaagaggaagccacctgggaacgtgaggaggctctaaagaaggaatttccccatctgtttaggagccagccgaatctcgaggacgagattcatttaagtggggtaggtttgtgacaccctgaaaatcgcaaatttaaactacgcgttaagacGTCCTGATCGAAAACTTATTCGttgtaaaaccctgactccctccgtttcaccgccacacggacggccgacgcgagcctgaccgtcGTCCCATCTCCGCACCATCCACGCGCGACTGTGTTCCGCAATCGGCGCCGGTGCGATGCGGTTCGTCTCGTGCAgcgtgcgcgcgtggccgaccggccgcgaccgctgccgcaattagcgccggcgcttctcgtgccgcgcgcgaatctccgtgcgcgcgtggccgaccggccgcggtcgccgccgcgaccggcacCGACgcaccccctctctctcttcccctctttcctttctctctcccatttctttttcttccttttcctttcttttccttcctttcttttcctttcttccttttttttttccttccttctctcttctttctttcctcctcctcccccttccccctccttccctgcgcgcccgagcgccgctgtgcactggccccgcccggccgtgccgcacgcgcgcgcgcgccgcgtagccgcgcgccacgccgcgccgcgcctcgcccctggcccgcgccacacgtgccgtgcgcgcacacGCCCGCGCCCGGCGCTGCaacgccgcaccgcccgccgcgccgtacggcgcccgcgtgcgcctgcccccgcgcgtgccgcgccgctcgccgctgccgcgtcctacccgcgcgcgcgccgccgcttcctgccCTGTgctgcacagcgccgccccgagccacgccacgtcgcgacggccgcgtgcggccggagcgccattaatggcgcccgcaccgcccgtcggccgccccatcccaaccccctccgccccgccgttccccgcctataaataggccctcgcgcagcccctcaccccccacaactcccaccgccgccgcctgcctcctcccctgtccctagcgccgccgccgcctgtggccttgccgccgcccgccccccaccGTGGGCCCACTCCCTCACCGCgccccaagccgaggtgaggccgggaaccggttccccgcgcccccctccctctttccctcctccaccccgagccgcccgggccctaggccgccggattggccgggcgccggcgccccacctcccctcctctgctctatgcgggaggaaggaggaagaaaagggcattttgcccgtAACCCCCTGCGCTTTCCTGTTTTCTCCAAGAAAACCCCCCCTCTCTctaagagtacccttatccattccctttttacaaaagaaacctcgcctgttttgtatttcaatttaaaccctccaatgcatacatctagatatacttgacaaccttttagcatgcctagaatatttctaagattcgcaaatagatccctactcttttctgatagttacgaataagcccctagacccccgtttgagccctgaaaccacctttagcgcgtcattttatgtgcgaaacgacctccgatcgacccgaaactttaccacgccctttctagtatagttctagccatgccattaagaaaccacccagagatattgccccgacctccgtaactaaattatttccgattcaagctcgacgataaaagcttttacttcttgtgcttgattgtgtgcctgtttgattgcgtcgtaggacacggagtgaacgaggaaggacccgagcgtgaccaagcaaacgaggatcagtactgcgaccccgaacccgagggacagtgcttcgaccaggacttctcgcaagagtttgacgatggcaagttcaatcccgcccttgatgcatgtttctgtcctagtttttataaacacaacccaatggcctgttttataaaattgcatggttttgtgtgctggaaacctggtaggatagacacccttgtttgaaatagccatactttgaccgcctgatttataaagaaagtgcgtgtgtgtgggaagggataaaatgtggttttgaaaagtgagttagacgagatggatggcatttccgtgtgaattgccgattggtgtgctcgtacctatgtggttgagcgaggaagggagatatccatcttgtcacccctaaggaccgagttgatgtgacatctcacctagctttttgtcgtgcgaaccacttgaccgttgtatgggcaacggcttagcataaatcccactagttagcttgatagccatcaggagagctgagagcaacgggtgatcaaggagacgggataagctctgtgtgacttatgccccggttaaacctcggagataggtcgaatgaccccttgatggatcccgtgatggctagtcaggtctagctaaggtgggtaatggctttgatgggatctgcaccggcactaaggtgttcgtgctgtggtaccccacctgtgggtaaagttgcacacctctgcagagttaaaacctattcgaatagccgtgcccgcggtattgggcaagttatggtgtggtcacataactagtgattctctctgggaatgaatgggctggcgtgagttgtttggaaattgtccggcagttgtgccgtgtgctacggcggacggggagtccggtagcagtttaaaacttggatcctgtgtggatcaaaatcgtgtgctccttggtattagaaaactcgttttggaaatcgtttttaaacgaacccttgcatacagttgagtttttcacaaatgaaccataacctatccttggattgtcctgtgcatatgattactgttataccccctccgtgggtgtgattggacttgctgagtacgtttgtactcacccctctcttacttttacagtggaagacccagactacatccccgaggacaacgagtagggtttcgtcctgcacccagtcttgcctgtggttgaggccaccgttggactccgcatggcgcaagactctgatgaccctttgttcgtagctagtgtagttgtgtgggttctggttgtaatcctcgcgatagtggcgcttcactgcccattaccgcgtagagttgtacggtgatgtaccatctgatgtaataaaagtgttatcagcctcctgggactgataaatcaacacttttaagtcttccctgatggggggacgcttcagccagggaggggggcgcgggctcTGCGCGCGGCGGACAGAGGGGCGCCGCGGGTggagggggcgcgggcggaggggggcgcgggctcTGCTCaggggggcgcgcggcgggcggagggggccgcgggcggaggggggcgcggctctgcccagggagggggcgcggccagcggcggccTGGCGGCGCCCTGGCGGCGTCCTTCCGCCGGGGGGgtgaggggggagggggggcggcgcgcgggctctgccgagggaggggggcgcggcgtggcggcggcgacctggcgcggggggggggggtgaggggggagggggggcggcgcgcgggctctgccgagggaggggggcgcggcgtggcggcggcgaccTGGCGCGGGGGGgtgaggggggagggggggcggcgcgcgggctctGCCGAGGGAgggggcgcggcgtggcggcggcgacctggcgcgggggggggtgagggggagggggggcggcgcgcgggctctgccgagggaggggggcgcggcgtggcggcgacgACCTGGCGCGGGGGgtgaggggggaggggggcggcgcgcgggctctgccgagggaggggggcgcggcgtggcggcggcgaccTGGCGCAGGGGTGTGAGGGGGGCGGCGGGCTCTGCCTCGGCGGATCCCGGGAGGGGCGGGGCGGTGGCGGATCCATGCGGTGGATCCTGCGGAGGGGGGGTGTGGCGCTCGCGGTGGAtccggggggaggggggcgcgaCGGGGAGGAGGACCTGGCGGCGCTCGCGGTGGATCCcggggggaggagggggtggcGGGGATCCGGACctggcggcgcggacgggaggAAGGCGAGAGTGTGGCGCGATTTGAGGGTGCGGCGCCCAAATCGAGCGCCGCACCTGCGGCAATATTTGCTGTGGCGAGCTGGTGGAAACACGCCATAGAAACTGTGGCGCGCTAACTTTAGTACCCTTCCCAAACGGTTATCTAATAGGGTGTGGCACGCTTAAAGTTAGGCTCAAGCGCCTTAGGCATCCTGAGGGGCACCTTTTCCCTTAAACAAAAATGCCCCTAGTTGAGATGAACTAATTAACCAAAATACCCCTGCCTGTGTCGGGCCTGCGGAGTGACGGTTTCACTTTCACCTGGATGCTCACAGCTTCCACGGCGAGGAAGCCTGGAAGCATTCGTCTTCCTCTCGCAGCTCGTCAGTCGCAACACGCAACCCGGCGGTCGAGCAGACGACGCCACCCTGTCGGCCTACCACTCCCACTCCGAGCCGACCCGCCGCTATCTTGGGATGGGAGCGCTGGCCTTCTAACCTTGCCTCTCCTCTGCGCGCAGGTTGGCTTCAATTCTCCGTCTCCCCTCTTCACTTGTCCTCTTTCTATTTGCTCGTGGCCTAAACCCTAGATGTGGCCCAGGGAATCAGGAATCAAGGACTATGAGCGAAGACAGCGGCGACATGACCGGCGGCGGCCAGCAAGGCAAAAACTCTGCGGCGCCAGTGTCCCCGCTGGAGGACGACAACCTGCTGTCCGTGATCCTCTGCCGCCTGCCGTTAGTGCCGTCCTCGCTCCTCCGCGCCTCTCTCGTCTGCAAACCGTGGCGCTCGCTAGTCTCTGACCCCCGTTTCCTCCGCGACTTCCGCGCCCACCACCAGAAGCCCCCTCTCCTCGGCTTCTTCTCTGTCGATTTCTTTGGAAACATCGAATTCACCACAATGCTGGGTCCATCTTCGGACCGCATCCCTACCGAACGCTTCTCCTTGCGGATCGGTCCGACCTGCAGAGTTCTTCGCAGCCACCATGGCCGTGTCCTTGTCCTCAACCAGGAGGGGCAACACTTCTTGGTGTGGGATCCTGTCACCGGCGAGCTGCTCAACGTTGCCTTCCCCAGGGGTCGATGGCAAGATGATGCTTGTAATTGATGGTGGAGTCGTTTGCGCTGCCACTGACCAAGGCCATGTGCATGGTGCTTGCCACTCGGATCCCTTCAGGGTGGTTTTCATAGGTGAAGACAGGGGACAAATTTTTGCATGTGTTTACTCATCAGAGACCAGGGCATGGGGCAATCTATTCTCAATGATGTCGCCGCTGCCATATTTTGTGACAAATTCTCCTAAATGTCCAAGTACCCTGGTCAGGAATTCCATTTGCTTGTTGATTTTTGGGGAAAGGGCTGTAATTCTTGAGTTCTGACTGGGGTAGGGGAAACCTAACCCATATAGATGTACCATCGGATGCATATCACTTTGATGCCTTTATTGGTGGCATGTGTCAGTTCATGGTTACACCTGCTGACAGTGGTGGTCTCAGCTTCATCCTTCAGCGTCCATGTATGGAAGAGGGTGTCTGATGGTGGCCGTAATAATGCTACATGGATGCTTGGGAATACCATTGAACTGAGAAAGCTACTTTCGCTGAAGCCAATGATGCACCTAAGAATAATGGGACTGGATGAAGACAACAATGTCATATTCAAACTGACAGATAGTGTTGTCTTCACGGTCAATCTTGAGTCACTGCAGTTCAAGAAACTGTCCACACAATTGCCTTTCTACCCTTTTTCCTTCCATCCATTCAAAAGTTTCTACACTCCAGGTAAATTCCATGTATATACATTGTTCATTGCAATTATAGCAAAGTAGAGCTAGTTTCGATGGCTGATTGGTGTAGCATTGTCAGAATGCCTATCATTTCCTTAAATGCTAAACAAACAATTTGAGGATCAGTTAAATTAATTGCTTCTTTATTGGTTGCTTGTGATACATAATGGTGTTTATCTGTTTGATATTGTAGTAGTAAAACCATGCTGTTCACTACAGAGTTGATCAATGATGCTATGTGTGTTCATAGATTAAAAGCATAAAAGCATTACAGAACTGAAGTTGTTTCTAGTCTATGTACCTCTTCTGGCACAAATTGTGCGGTTGTGCCAAAATAGTAGTCATACGTATTTTCAGCATTAGATATTTAGTAACTGGAAATTCAATATTAGCGCACTAAAAAATTCTTGAACCGTCAAATATATCAAATGACTGATTAATGGTGGGTAACTGATCAATCAAATAAATAGTCTCAGTGTTCTTCTTCATCAAATAAATAGTTTGAGTGTTCAAAAATGTGTTATTTTCTAGATCGATTAAATGTTTTAGTCCATGTAAATATCTCATTGTTTCTCTGTTGTAATTATTTGCGCCTTTTTGCATGTCTTCATTTGTTGTGACTTCTTTTGCCTGTAGGTGTGCGCGTTTGT
This is a stretch of genomic DNA from Panicum hallii strain FIL2 unplaced genomic scaffold, PHallii_v3.1 scaffold_384, whole genome shotgun sequence. It encodes these proteins:
- the LOC112878689 gene encoding uncharacterized protein LOC112878689, coding for MAVSLSSTRRGNTSWCGILSPASCSTLPSPGVDGKMMLVIDGGVVCAATDQGHVHGACHSDPFRVVFIGEDRGQIFACVYSSETRAWGNLFSMMSPLPYFVTNSPKCPSTLVRNSICLLIFGERAVILEFMYHRMHITLMPLLVACVSSWLHLLTVVVSASSFSVHVWKRVSDGGRNNATWMLGNTIELRKLLSLKPMMHLRIMGLDEDNNVIFKLTDSVVFTVNLESLQFKKLSTQLPFYPFSFHPFKSFYTPGVRVCAGQNDIKSLTGA